A stretch of the Candidatus Beckwithbacteria bacterium genome encodes the following:
- a CDS encoding ferredoxin: protein MPKKLKVDKTLCIACQTCVASYPNNFKIGEDGKSEFIGEPMDDAQAEAAKGVCPVGAIQEGE, encoded by the coding sequence ATGCCAAAAAAACTCAAGGTTGATAAAACTCTCTGTATTGCTTGCCAAACTTGTGTAGCTAGTTACCCTAACAATTTTAAGATTGGTGAGGATGGTAAGTCAGAATTTATTGGTGAGCCGATGGATGATGCTCAAGCTGAGGCAGCTAAAGGAGTCTGTCCAGTAGGAGCGATTCAAGAGGGAGAATAA